CGAAGAGCCAGGCGTCGATACCGCCCTACATGAAGGCAATCTCGGGCTCGCTCGGCGGAGTCGTCGAGGCGTGCTGTCTCCAGCCGATCGACGTCATCAAGACGCGTCTCCAGCTAGATCGCGGGGGCGCCTACAAGGGAATCGCGCACTGCGGTTCCACGGTGGTTCGCACCGAAGGCGTCCGCGCTCTGTGGAAAGGTTTGACGCCGTTCGCGACTCACCTGACGCTCAAGTACACGCTTCGGATGGGATCCAACGCCATGTTCCAGACCGTGTTCAAGGACTCGGAGACGGGAAAGGTGAGCAACCACGGCCGTTTGCTATCCGGATTTGGCGCCGGTGTTCTCGAAGCGCTCGCCATTGTTACACCCTTTGAGGTTACTTCCCCCTTTTCTTGCTCAAATCACATATGGCTTCTTCTCCAGATTATTTTAGATAGTGAATGGAATTAAACAAAATAGTTAGTTGGGAAAAGATTATTCATGCGCCAGATTCGCCTGCTTATCAATAAGCCAGCAGCAATGAGATTTATTGAAATACAGATCTGTTTGCTACGTAGATGGGGCATTGTGCTTCTTCTGCTCCCATTGTTCTTAATCTTGCCCAATCTGATAATCACTAACATTAAGTAGAAGCATTTTGCGTCTTTGACTGGTTTCATGAAAAAGGATTCATCTCGGAGTATATAGAATCTAGTTTCTGAAAATACGGTTTAGTTCTCTCTTCTTGATTCCTCTAAATCTCCAGGTGGTGAAGATTAGACTTCAGCAACAGAAAGGTTTGAGTCCCGAGCTTTTCAAGTACAAAGGTCCCATCCACTGTGCTCGTACCATCGTCAGAGAAGAATCCTTTTTGGGTCTATGGTCTGGTGCTGCACCCACCGTTATGCGTAACGGCACCAACCAAGCTGTCATGTTCACTGCTAAAAACTCCTTTGACGTCCTCTTGTGGAACAAGCACGAAGGCGACGGCCAAGCCTTGCAGCCCTGGCAGTCCATG
The DNA window shown above is from Brassica oleracea var. oleracea cultivar TO1000 chromosome C3, BOL, whole genome shotgun sequence and carries:
- the LOC106328457 gene encoding mitochondrial succinate-fumarate transporter 1, whose protein sequence is MAAAPARTDSKSQASIPPYMKAISGSLGGVVEACCLQPIDVIKTRLQLDRGGAYKGIAHCGSTVVRTEGVRALWKGLTPFATHLTLKYTLRMGSNAMFQTVFKDSETGKVSNHGRLLSGFGAGVLEALAIVTPFEVVKIRLQQQKGLSPELFKYKGPIHCARTIVREESFLGLWSGAAPTVMRNGTNQAVMFTAKNSFDVLLWNKHEGDGQALQPWQSMISGFLAGTAGPFCTGPFDVVKTRLMAQTRDGEGGLKYRGMVHAIRTIYAEEGLVALWRGLLPRLMRIPPGQAIMWAVADQVTGLYEKRYLLNAPL